The Plectropomus leopardus isolate mb unplaced genomic scaffold, YSFRI_Pleo_2.0 unplaced_scaffold43367, whole genome shotgun sequence genome has a window encoding:
- the LOC121939206 gene encoding odorant receptor 131-2-like: protein HGELCSTRSTMHCILIIHGLSSVPVFIVLLIFFASAPLRFYTQHRICSALLFISQTWLIYLMSAMKQLYFLIMCIIIVFSYIKIMKVAKAASGENKKSTWKGLRTVILHAFQLLLCLIQLWCPFIDAAVLQIDFRLYIYVRYFNYIIFYLTPRCLSPLIYGLRDEKFFLALKYYVFCGFDKSNSFHLTN, encoded by the coding sequence CACGGAGAGCTGTGCTCCACACGCAGCACTATGCACTGTATCCTCATCATTCACGGCCTCAGCTCTGTACCTGTTTTTATTGTACTCTTAATCTTCTTTGCATCAGCTCCTCTCCGCttttacacacaacacagaaTATGTTCAGCTCTGCTTTTCATCTCGCAGACTTGGCTGATTTATCTGATGTCAGCTATGAAACAGCTTTACTTCTTGattatgtgtattattattgtattctCCTATATTAAGATAATGAAAGTGGCCAAAGCTGCatcaggagaaaataaaaagtcaacatgGAAAGGGCTCAGAACAGTAATTCTTCATGCTttccagctgctgctctgtctcatCCAGCTGTGGTGCCCATTCATAGATGCTGCTGTACTTCAGATTGATTTTAGGTTATATATTTATGTCAGGTACtttaattacattatattttaccTTACTCCAAGATGTCTGAGTCCTCTAATTTATGGCCTCAGGGatgaaaagttttttcttgCACTGAAGTACTATGT